From a region of the Cryptococcus depauperatus CBS 7841 chromosome 6, complete sequence genome:
- a CDS encoding orotate phosphoribosyltransferase, protein MSLQTVKSLEQVKAKFIEDAIEHGILLFGHFTLKSGRKSPYFFNGGLLYSSSLLTATANAYAQILSNSRIPDFDVLFGPAYKGIPLAAASAVSLYQKTGKDVGYCYNRKEKKEHGEGGDMVGAPLKGRIVIIDDVLTSGKAIREAIAIIKAHPEAKLVGIVQLVDRQEKGQNGTGKSTVQEVEEEFGVPVEPIIGLDDIVKYLKSSDKWEKELQEVNKYREVYGVKRE, encoded by the exons ATGTCTCTGCAAACTGTTAAATCTCTCGAACAAGTCAAGGCTAAATTCATCGAGGATGCTATAGAACATGGTATCTTGCTTTTTGGCCACTTTACTCTCAAATCCGGCCG TAAATCTCCATACTTTTTCAATGGCGGTCTtctttattcttcttcattgctTACGGCTACTGCCAACGCCTATGCTCAGATTCTCTCCAATTCTCGAATTCCTGACTTTGATGTCCTCTTTGGTCCAGCCTACAAAGGTATCCCTCTCGCCGCTGCTTCCGCCGTTAGTCTGTACCAAAAAACTGGCAAGGATGTGGGATATTGCTACAAcagaaaggaaaagaaagaa CACGGTGAGGGCGGTGACATGGTTGGTGCGCCGTTGAAAGGCCGCATCGTTATTATTGACGATGTTTTAACCTCTGGAAAAGCTATTCGAGAGGCCATCGCCATCATAAAGGCTCATCCCGAAGCTAAGCTTGTTGGTATCGTTCAACTCGTCGATCGACAAGAAAAGGGCCAGAATGGAACAGGTAAATCTACCGTCCAGGAggttgaggaagaattTGGTGTGCCCGTTGAGCCCATCATTGGTCTTGACGATATTGTTAAATATCTCAAAAGCTCTGACAAATGGGAAAAGGAGCTTCAGGAGGTGAATAAGTATAGAGAGGTGTATGGTGTGAAGCGAGAATAG